A genomic stretch from Pieris brassicae chromosome 9, ilPieBrab1.1, whole genome shotgun sequence includes:
- the LOC123714549 gene encoding insulin-like growth factor 1 receptor, giving the protein MASTTLIWITLTVVQLGSTMYVNEVYQYNGFCLDVLINQMNALQKLDNCTVILGDLKLQLQRTRPRDYVNVSFPKLKEVTGCVAIYGASGLESVGGLFPNLMRVRGNTLINNYALIISNMPRLREIGLANLLKVDRGGIIIWPGPLTCYVHSVDWRAIAPNARHVLTGIDVYNPCKTLPCSCTDNSTTNFCWNNMKCQRFLEGPEAERCNPECVGCLKRDGSICSLCRYYTYRNKCLNTCPNETIPLTDTNYCVTKDECTHLERWPWNNRCVSECPQNHIKHTNGTTTCVPCENCNLTCNNVTIQTLASIQEAARCVYIKGHLSIHVRAPPETMNELRYYLKSIQEVTDYIEIRGSLVITSLDFLPALKRIRGENLFGDKYSLVIYDMHSLQTLFTENVTHHLKVDRGSVSFYRNQMLCVSEIEKLVPAFPVSPTELEIPQGLNGYSGSCDEDFFNLTIHVKNETSVVARFNPESNTSEHTVLYVKVPLGLSNAIVPEVCSDSDWHAISIQSTVDKSIEVELSSLSPATKYALCIEQFDPKNGRLARSSVKNFSTLVGKPEPPFIVELTASSSEVVVIRWVDHLDYLPYIVRYELDVTLIDLHNINYNHCTDYDYFDWQEDFSVHARVMRPPKKYDRSCESMCGVLSTATAGAMVEEYFDVCNIIKDCHPKPERPFNKTVGNYVQNIALDINGKRKDFQVGGLAPYQNYKFQLRACTAKECSISARNIVKTLRAINADIPTITFLTASEKGDVYVKWDPPKTINGAVLSYTVEVTPVIKFNDYSLLLPHTVCVSGNITSLIIKTQIAAKYIVRLCTKTLASSYSCGVKTKVLVSSEVYSNVWLSGAIFGMFLSVTSCMVGWKYRKRDISDDIPLVDATSMYRNESKPPAVMMDDFAPIYSIPIRDTNL; this is encoded by the exons GTGACAGGCTGTGTTGCGATTTATGGGGCCTCAGGTTTGGAGTCTGTGGGCGGGCTCTTTCCAAACCTAATGAGGGTGCGTGGGAATACACTGATTAATAACTACGCTCTCATCATCAGTAATATGCCAAGACTCAGAGAG ATAGGCCTCGCAAATCTACTTAAAGTGGACAGAGGTGGAATTATAATCTGGCCAGGTCCTCTCACCTGTTACGTACATTCTGTAGATTGGAGGGCAATCGCACCGAATGCAAGACACGTACTAACTGGAATTGACGTATACAACCCATGCAAGACCTTACCTTGTTCCTGTACGGATAATTCTACTACTAACTTCTGTTGGAATAATAT GAAATGTCAGCGCTTCCTCGAAGGTCCCGAGGCGGAAAGATGTAACCCGGAGTGTGTCGGATGTCTCAAAAGAGATGGATCTATTTGTTCGCTCTGTCGATATTATACGTATCGAAATAAGTGCCTCAACACGTGTCCGAACGAGAC AATACCCCTAACTGACACTAACTACTGTGTAACAAAAGATGAATGTACACATTTGGAGCGCTGGCCGTGGAACAATAGGTGCGTCTCCGAGTGTCCACAAAACCACATCAAACATACTAACGGGACAACAACCTGTGTGCCATGCGAGAATTGTAATTTG ACTTGCAACAACGTAACTATACAAACATTAGCTTCGATTCAGGAAGCTGCGAGATGCGTCTACATCAAAGGCCATTTAAGTATTCACGTCAGAGCTCCTCCTGAAACTATGAACGAGCTGAGATATTATCTTAAGAGTATTCAAGAGGTTACGGATTACATTGAAATAAGAGGCTCCCTCGTCATCACGTCTTTAGATTTCCTCCCCGCATTAAAACGAATCAGAGGGGAAAATCTTTTTGGCGATAAATACAGCTTAGTAATCTACGATATGCATAGCCTACAGAcattatttacagaaaatgtAACACACCATTTGAAAGTTGATAGAGGATCGGTTTCCTTTTATAGAAATCAAATGCTATGTGTCAGTGAAATTGAAAAACTTGTGCCTGCATTTCCTGTATCACCTACGGAGTTAGAAATTCCTCAGGGCCTAAATGGATATAGTGGTAGCTGCGATGAAGATTTTTTCAACTTAACTATACATGTTAAAAATGAAACTAGCGTTGTAGCTAGATTTAATCCAGAATCAAATACAAGTGAGCACACGGTTTTGTATGTTAAAGTGCCATTAGGATTAAGCAATGCTATAGTTCCAGAGGTTTGTAGTGATTCAGATTGGCACGCGATTAGTATTCAGTCTACAGTAGATAAATCAATAGAAGTAGAATTATCCTCCTTAAGCCCAGCTACAAAGTATGCTTTATGTATAGAACAATTTGACCCGAAAAATGGTCGGCTTGCTCGGAGTTCAGTGAAGAACTTTTCAACATTAGTAGGTAAACCGGAACCACCGTTTATAGTAGAGTTAACTGCATCATCTTCCGAAGTAGTTGTCATTCGATGGGTTGATCATTTAGATTACCTCCCTTATATTGTAAGGTATGAATTAGATGTAACGCTTAtagatttacataatattaattataatcattgTACAGATTATGATTATTTTGACTGGCAAGAAGATTTTTCTGTTCATGCCAGAGTCATGAGACCACCAAAGAAATATGACAGAAGTTGTGAGTCAATGTGCGGTGTCCTATCAACGGCAACCGCTGGTGCAATGGTAGAAGAATATTTTGATGTTTGCAATATAATCAAAGACTGTCATCCCAAACCTGAGAGGCCATTTAATAAGACTGTTGGTAATTATGTACAAAACATAGCTTTAGACATAAATGGTAAGAGAAAAGACTTCCAAGTAGGTGGTCTAGCACCGtatcaaaattacaaatttcagTTAAGAGCCTGCACTGCTAAAGAATGCAGCATCTCTGCTCGgaatattgttaaaacattAAGAGCTATCAATGCTGATATACCAACAATAACCTTTCTTACTGCTAGCGAAAAGGGTGACGTTTATGTGAAATGGGATCCTCCTAAAACTATAAACGGGGCTGTATTGTCTTACACAGTTGAAGTAACacctgtaattaaatttaatgactatAGTTTGCTTTTACCCCATACTGTTTGTGTGTCTGGGAATATAACAAGTTTGATAATTAAGACACAAATTGCCGCTAAATATATTGTGAGACTTTGCACGAAAACTCTCGCATCCAGTTATTCTTGCGGTGTTAAAACGAAAGTTTTAGTTTCGAGTGAGGTGTACTCAAATGTGTGGTTGTCTGGTGCTATTTTTGGAATGTTTTTAAGTGTTACATCGTGTATGGTAGGGTGGAAGTATAGGAAACGTGATATAAGCGATGATATTCCTTTAGTAGACGCAACATCTATGTACCGTAATGAAAGTAAACCGCCTGCTGTGATGATGGATGATTTTGCGCCAATCTATAGCATACCAATTAGagatacaaatttataa